The following nucleotide sequence is from Candidatus Poribacteria bacterium.
TCGTTTTCCGAATCCATGCGCGCTTTACGCTGAACGCGTCTATTGATGCCTACTTGAGACCAGCGCAATTTACCGGACATCTAATAATCAATCACGACACTGGAACGATTTGTCAATGGACGTTATCGCTTCCGAACCGCAATAGTAATGTTGATATGGGTGCTTTTAGAAGTTTCGATATAGGGTTTGTGCCTCGTATGGAACTCTGTAGTTTATCGGAGACACAGCCAGAATCGATTGCTTGGGAAACCGTTATCACTGAGGAAGAGGTGGCGAAGAAGTTTGAGAGTTCGCTCTATAAATTCACTGAAATTGAGTGGACCCCGATTGAGGATGCCGTTAAACGCTCGAAAGCACTGAATCGCCCGATTCATGCGGTGCTTTTATTCGGTGTACTTGACGATGAATCCTGCTGAGGGACGGGCAAAAGTTTGAGAGCGGGTCCGCTCTCCTCACCGAAAATTATCAATTTACTCAACACGCACTTCGTAAACGTTTGGGTTCTGCTGAGAGATGTACCTGAGCTGCAAGCCGGTGCCAAAGGAGCAAACGCAGCTGCCTTGGCAACGAAACTCCGACAACATTACGCCAGTGCTGTGGACATTCTGACACTCACCCCTGACTTGGAAGTGATTGAGCATCTGTGCAGCTGGAACTTATACCATCCCTATTATTCGCATCGTAGTGAGGGAATGCCTCGATATTTAGAATTGTTAAGGTCATCTGCGGGCGTGGAAGTTGCGGCACAAGAACTGAGCGAAGATCTCAACGAGACAACCACCGAAAAATCTATCGCCGATTTGGAAACGAAACTTCAGCGACAGCCGGATCATGAAAGTCTTTTGGATATCTACCCAATGCTTGCCCGCCTCTATGTTGAAAGTGGACGGGAAAAAGATTTGGATCAACTTATCGGCCGTTTCAAAGTTGTTATGAATCCTGAAAACCTTCAAGATCATTTGACCCTCAGTTATCTGCTTAAGAAGGCAAATCGGGACGAGGATGTGCTTCAGCTTTTTAAGGAACTTGAAGCGCAGTACCCGGAAAAACTTAGTCTGTCCCAGAGAATTGCAGATATCCATGAAGCGTCAGGCAACACTGAACTCGCGATAGAATACCTCAGCAAGATCAAGCCTCCGTTGATGTTGCTTGGAAAACCTGTTCCGGATTTTTCTGCAACCGACCTTGATGGCAAACCGATCTCGCTCCAACAATATCGCGGGAAAGTCGTTCTGCTTGATTTCTGGGCGGTCTGGCACAGTTTCTGCATCGGGGATGTACTGAATGTCAAAAAGATTTACAATACCTATAAAGATCAGGGATTTGAGGTCATTGGTGTCAGCCTTGATACTGATGAAACGAAGCTGCGAAACTACCTCAAGGAAAATGACATCCCTTGGCAGCAAATTTATAGTGGTCTGGAAAAACAGTGTCCGCTTGTGAAACAGTATGACGTTAAATCTATTCCAGCACGGTGGCTTATTGATAGAGATGGCACGTTAATCGCCCATGAAGCCAACCATAAGTTAATCTCCAGCAAAGGTAGACAGACAGATTTAGAGAAGTTGGTGGCAGCGGCGGTGTCGGCTAAATCTAAGAACCAATAGCCGCGTCC
It contains:
- a CDS encoding redoxin domain-containing protein; protein product: MRAGPLSSPKIINLLNTHFVNVWVLLRDVPELQAGAKGANAAALATKLRQHYASAVDILTLTPDLEVIEHLCSWNLYHPYYSHRSEGMPRYLELLRSSAGVEVAAQELSEDLNETTTEKSIADLETKLQRQPDHESLLDIYPMLARLYVESGREKDLDQLIGRFKVVMNPENLQDHLTLSYLLKKANRDEDVLQLFKELEAQYPEKLSLSQRIADIHEASGNTELAIEYLSKIKPPLMLLGKPVPDFSATDLDGKPISLQQYRGKVVLLDFWAVWHSFCIGDVLNVKKIYNTYKDQGFEVIGVSLDTDETKLRNYLKENDIPWQQIYSGLEKQCPLVKQYDVKSIPARWLIDRDGTLIAHEANHKLISSKGRQTDLEKLVAAAVSAKSKNQ